Below is a genomic region from Rosa chinensis cultivar Old Blush chromosome 5, RchiOBHm-V2, whole genome shotgun sequence.
CCGAATCCTTCATTTTAACAATTTCATAGCAGATGACGGTTTAAATTACGCAACTGTTTGTGAGAATTGATGTATTGATTGATTGAATTGGTTTGTGAAACTGCGATAATTTAATTTTATGAACTGATTTGATTGTGTATGCTTGATTGGTTGCGAATTGCATTGAATTGTGAttttagtttggttttgatATGGTTGGGCTTTGGAAGATGGAGGTTTTGATTGTGTTTATGTACAGGGGATCACAGGAGCCACAAGCTCAGCCACGTCCCGAGGATGCTCCAGCACAGCAGTCCTATTATCCTCACTCTGCAAAAGTCAAAGAGCAAAATCACCAATGCAAATAACTCCTAGTagaacctcttcttcttccaatttgAGTTCTAGGGGTAACTCCCCGTCACCTGTTTTTCCCACCGAAGCTGCCGGTGTTATTGCTTCTTTGAAGGACAAAAGGTAGGGATCCTGGTGCTACAGATATCTATTGATTGTATATAAATAATGGTTTACTCATATATAGCACAGTTTCTTAATTCCATGATCCTCATTATTCACCGTCTATTAAGTTCATGTTTCTAGGTTGGTGTATATCTACTTGTTGCTTCTTGTGCATTAGATTAGATAATCTGCAAATGCTTGTTCAGTCCTTTTGTTGCCATCCCTTATTGATTGTTCTGGGGTAGTTGTGAGTTTTGTTTGAACTGTTCATGACTTGAAATTGAGAACATACCTCAAAAGGTTTCGATAGACCGAACAATGTTGAAAAGTAGTTGATGACTAATAGAAGGAAACAGTTTGTATTTATGCCGGGCACAAGAGCTTAGAAATTAGGTttatttgaattgttatttATTGAAAATTACATGGATTGCACAGGCAATGCATTTCTAATTTTTGGGCAGTTCATGTAGAAATAGAAAACGTAAGTGTGTGTAAGGGGATGAAAGTTGGATATGTTGGTAATGCATACAgaaagtttttttaaaaaaaaaaatcaattgttTAAATCATCTATTCAAGACTCTTCACTTAGTATGCTATGGACTCTGTTTGGTTTAACTTTCCCACTTGATGAATTGATACTGATCAGGATGAAAAGATGAGCTAATTTGTTCTCTTGTCATCAAGCTTTGTTCCTAGTGTTGAATCTTTCTCTGCAAAAGCCAAGATTGAATATAGGGGTTCAGAAATTGTCCAATTTACCGTGGATTATGGGGTTTAGAAATTGTCCAAAAATTTGGGGTTTTTCTGTAACTGGGTTTTGCTAATATGGGTTTAGTGTGACAGTTCTTATTGCAATTTACTTGCTTTTGTTTGGTTGTCAAGAAAGTTTTGAGAAGGAAATGGCTTGGTATTTTCAATTAATTATGCTTCATGATTTGAGTAAAGAAACAAATTCTGGAAATGACAATTGTGGGGGTGGGACTGTGGGGAGGGTTATTGGGTGTAATATGCTAAATTTGAACTTTGATTTTGACGTGAGCAGTTTAAAGATTTGTTTTTATTAGATCATGCCTTTTCAAAACTTGTCCAATTTGAATATACCCTTCAATTGTGAACAAATCTTcagttcttgatgaaatttggTCCTTTATATTTGAATTGCGTTTATCAGAGCCCTTTAGTATAATCTTGGATAATGGGGTTACTGTGGATTATGCTAAATGTCCAATGTTAGAAATTGTAAATGGAATGGGGGTTGTTAGGATGAGATGACAATGGTGGAAGGTGCAGTCTGGAATGCTGATAACCTTAAGGTAAAAGCAAAGTTCTTGTGCTCTTGGTTATTTGTTTTGACTTTCATGGATTATTCATTTGTACTGATTGAAGAGCCaacttcaccaaacttcactaATGCTTGTAATTGCTTGTCTTTGTAGGCTCTATGATGTACGACTTCTTTATGGGAAATGGTTGGCATGTGGCATCATATCAAGTTATAATCTGCCCCTTCAAGTACTCATGTAATCAATCTGAAGACAATTCTAATCTAGCTAGCATGTTCTATATTTGAAAACCAGTTTAattataatatgattttgtaATGTGAAGTTATTTAATTGATATAATTCACTACATGAATGCTTTTGTTTATTATGCTTGAATGAAATGGTTTAATTGAAAGTATTTTCTATTAGAAGAGTGAATGAAGACATCTTTTACAACACGTAAAATGATCTTTTACTACACGCAAAAGGGCATTTTAAGATTCGCAAAAGGGTATTTTACGACATGCAAAATGGTCTCACGAAAGGGTATTTTACGACACGCAAAgttgaaaattttctttcacGGTACACAAAAGAGTGTTTTACGCCAcgcaaaaaatattttttacggcgcacattttGTGTGCCACAAGAGGAATTTGTCTTTTACGACACACTTTTTTGTGCCGTAAAGttgtcttttacggcgcacattgtGTGTCGTAAAAGACCAGTTTTGTTGTAGTGGAAGGAAAGTCATTTTGGTTACTACTCTCGTGTCTTAGTTGATGTGGATTTAGTTATTGATCTCCCTACCTCGGTTATGGTTGAAAAtgagtctttttattttccagtaGAGATTCGGTATGAAAATTTGCCAAATAAGTGATCCAATTGCGAGGTCATTGGTCACTCTATGGGTCGCTGTAAACTATTGCAAAATCAAGTTCATAAGACACACTCCCATCGGGACAAGAAACAACGCAAAGTTGTGCGTCAGCCGTCAGGAGTATAGAGAAATTCATCGTACTTCCAATAAAGGGGATGATCtttcaattattcaaaatgGTGTAGTTGAGGTGAATTAGGTTATGAACAAGCTGTTACTAACACCGTTATTCAGGAGCCTTTGAttcaagcatatatatatatatatggttcttAGTACATCACAAATTGTAACGAATCTAGTTGACAACAGCCTGTATGCTGCTTTGGTTAATGAAGCTTTTGAAAGGGTTGCTATTGAGCATATTAAATGCTTAGCTAACATTGTAACGAATGAGTCTAGTGTTCCTAAAGACTTAGAGCCCAGCATGAAGCATGCTACTCTAGGAAATTCACAAAGTTCTTCCCTATAGCTAGAGGATCAAAGTGCTAGCCATATTGGCAAGGGAATTATTAATCAGCTTGATGATGGCGATGATGGTTTAGGAGCCAACAAATTCAATTGCAAGTTCAGTTCCAACAAACTCTCTAGGTATTGCTAATGCCAATATTTCCTCTTGTAATAGTTTTGAgattattgctcaaatgcagcaaGGCGAGAGCATTGTTGCAGTTGAGCAAGAGACAGTTGAAGAGTGCGATGACACTTTGGTTGGCACTAAAAATGTGGATTCTTCTTTGGTAGAATTTAGTGCTCATCAAGCTAAATTCTGTTGGGGTGATTTGGAAAATGAGGAACCCCTTGGTCATTATACTTACACTCGGGTTGAGACTTTGTGTTCCTGGTTTGATGAGGGTGATACAACTCTGAAAGATGAAAATCTTCTAGAGTTTCGGTCTTCTTAAGTCTCTCCCAaagtctcaaaataaaaaatcaaagacCAAAAGAGATTAATGCATgagacccttaccctacccgcAATCGGGCGCCAGTTGTGCGTTTTGATATTTGATTCAATTAGCTTGGCTCTACTTAATctttcttgtgttttagttgcattttgattttgttgttttttctaAGGGTTCTTAGCTTCATGTCCCCCTTAGGTGCTATCCTTTTTATCTAATAAATTTCTTcgtttgtcaaaaaaaaaaatgtatgagaTGTCTGTATTACTAGTAGTGCTTGTTGTGGACTCATTCTGATCCATGGAGTTTGGGTTTTGATACTTAATTTTCATTGGATTTTGGCTGGCTTTCTTCTGTTGTCTTATTTTAGATGGGTGTCTTGATATTCGTTGTCCATATCTTCGTGTTTGGACCGTTCAGGGTGGAGGTCAAATCAAGAAGAATTAAGGAAagacaaaattttaaaattttgtaaGTTATCAAATTGAACATTTTATTCTTAAAACTCTTAATGCGTGCACAATTTGATCATGCGCCGATGTACGTGGTAGCGAGAAAAGCATTGACTAATTTCTCTTATTTGGAAGGCATTATATAGCTAGATAGTGTGATTAAGTGCTAAttaattagggtttagggagttAAGTACATGGAATCAGCCAGTTGATAAGCTTTAGGCCACCACTCTTTTGAGCTATTGATCCAATGTCGGTATTATTAAAAGCACTAATCTTTTGTCATATTGCTGATTAAGATTACTACTTCTCTAGCTCAGTGCATTTCTCTCAGTTCCGGCAAGCACTAGGTGCAGCCGCCTTACATCATTCACTGGCACTAGAATAGCTTATTAATTTGTACTATATTGTATGACTAAACAATTGCTATTTCTCGCATGATCTTGTCTATAAATTGCTTAATTACCCCTTACGCAGATATATTAACACTAATTGGAGTGTCTCATACATTTGAGTGCAGCCATGAAAAGGTCATTCAGTAGTTTCATTCATCTTCGTCGTTGTTTTTTGGTAGTTATGATCTTATTTGCATTGAGTTCGGTTGTGAAAGCCCAATTGAGTACGGATTTCTACCAGCAAACATGTCCAAATCTTCTCAAAATCGTCCGGACAGAGGTTCAGAATGCTATCAAATCCGAAATGCGAATGGCTGCTTCGTTGCTTCGGCTTCACTTCCACGACTGCTTTGTCAACGTGAGTACTTTCAGTAGTTTGAAATACTATTATGGAACTCAATATATATAACTCTGTTTTCTTATTTGAAATGTAGGGTTGTGATGCGTCGATACTACTCGATTTACCTGATGGTGAGAAGTCTGCCTTTCCGAACGTGAATTCAGCGAGAGGATTTGAAGTTATCGATGCAATCAAGAGCTCCGTGGAGAGTGCATGTAGTGGAGTTGTTTCTTGTACTGATATACTAACCATAGCTGCCCGAGATTCTGTGGTCTTAGTAAGTTAGTTAATTAACATCAATCAAGTTTTAATAGGATCCTTAGTGTTACTGGTACCTGATCAAAGATTAAAATATAAACTTGAACGTACATGTACATGTAACTGTAGAGTGGAGGAAATTCATGGAAAGTTTTGCTGGGAAGAAGAGACGGGTTTGTGGCAAACCAGACAGGAGCAAACGTTGGGCTTCCTTCTCCATTTGACACGCTTGATGTCATCATTTCCAAGTTCGCCAATGTAGGCCTAAATGTCACAGACGTGGTAGCCTTATCAGGTACATATATTACACGTGTACACATaccagacacacacacacatactcgTGATTGATGCTAGCTGAGTAGTTAAGGGGCTTAGCTTCTAGACGTAATTGTTATCTAATTGCCACTATGAATTAGGGATCGATAGGACAGAATTAGCATACGTACTTGGATAATTTGGCCACTAGGTTTGTTGCTTAATGGATTCAATGATTTGTAGGAGCTCATACAATTGGGTTAGCAAGGTGTGCAACTTTCAGCAACAGATTGTTCAACTTCCAAGGAACAGGTGGTCCAGACAGCACGTTAGATTCAAGTATGGCAACTGATCTACAGAACCTATGCCCTGTGACCAGCGACGGAAACAACACTGCGGTTCTTGATCGGAACTCTAGAGATTTATTCGACAACCATTACTTTCAGAACTTGCTCACCGGAAAGGGCCTTCTCAGTTCTGATCAGCTTTTAATTTCTAGTGATTTAGCCGATACAACAAGTATCAAGAGCTTGGTCCAAAGCTATAGCTCTAATTCCAACCTTTTCCTGGCAGATTTTGCTAATTCTATGATCAAAATGGGAAGTATAAGTCCACTCACCGGGTCTGCTGGAGAGATAAGAAAGAACTGCAGGGTTGTTAATTCTTGAATAAATGGTACACAGTCAAAAAAGttgcatgtagtcagaaccaaGTAGTTTCACTTTCCACATGTAATTTTCAGTTAATAATGCCTTGAGAAAGAAAGTAAATTAGTGACTTTCCATCAATTAAGCAATaatgtgtgtgcgcgcgcgctcCCGCGCCATGTTCGATCCTGTGACCAAATTCATGAGAGCATAATGGTCTGATTTATCAAATGAGACTTCATCAGTCATATATATGCACTATTAACATGCA
It encodes:
- the LOC112166914 gene encoding peroxidase N; translated protein: MKRSFSSFIHLRRCFLVVMILFALSSVVKAQLSTDFYQQTCPNLLKIVRTEVQNAIKSEMRMAASLLRLHFHDCFVNGCDASILLDLPDGEKSAFPNVNSARGFEVIDAIKSSVESACSGVVSCTDILTIAARDSVVLSGGNSWKVLLGRRDGFVANQTGANVGLPSPFDTLDVIISKFANVGLNVTDVVALSGAHTIGLARCATFSNRLFNFQGTGGPDSTLDSSMATDLQNLCPVTSDGNNTAVLDRNSRDLFDNHYFQNLLTGKGLLSSDQLLISSDLADTTSIKSLVQSYSSNSNLFLADFANSMIKMGSISPLTGSAGEIRKNCRVVNS